A single window of Halotalea alkalilenta DNA harbors:
- a CDS encoding cation acetate symporter produces the protein MKRQSIALGALLASLPAAALAQSGEAGITGVNVPAIILFLVFVAATLYITWWASKRSSTASDYYAAGGKITGFQNGLAISGDFMSAASFLGISALVFTSGYDGLIYSMGFLVGWPMIMFLIAERLRNLGRYTFADVASYRLNQRQVKVLSAFGSLAVVALYLIAQVVGAGKLIQLLFGLNYHVAVVLVGVLMVCYVLFGGMLATTWVQMIKAVILLFGATFMALMVLYHVGFSPERLFREAIAVHPSGEAIMSPGGLVSDPISAISLGLALMFGTAGLPHILMRFFTVNDAKEARKSVFVATGFIGYFYILTFIIGFGAILLVSTNPTFHDANGAVIGGTNMVAVHLAEAVGGSLFLGFISAVAFATILAVVAGLALAGASAISHDLYAGAIKGGNVDERVEVGIAKVTVVVLGVVAILLGIAFENQNIAFMVGLAFSIAASCNFPVLLLSMYWRRLTTRGAVWGGGLGLATAIALMILGPTIWVSILGNAEPIYPYDYPALFSMIVAFTGIWLFSVTDRSEAGARDRSRFDDQFVRSQTGLGASGRMIH, from the coding sequence ATGAAACGCCAAAGCATCGCGCTCGGCGCGCTTCTCGCATCGCTTCCCGCCGCCGCCTTGGCCCAGAGCGGTGAAGCGGGGATCACCGGGGTCAACGTGCCGGCGATCATCCTGTTCTTGGTCTTCGTTGCCGCGACCCTTTACATCACTTGGTGGGCTTCCAAGCGCAGCAGCACCGCGAGCGACTATTACGCCGCCGGGGGCAAGATCACCGGGTTCCAGAACGGCCTGGCGATCTCCGGGGATTTCATGTCGGCGGCCTCCTTCCTGGGTATTTCGGCGCTGGTGTTCACCTCAGGCTACGATGGGCTGATCTACTCGATGGGATTTTTGGTCGGCTGGCCGATGATCATGTTCCTGATCGCCGAGCGGCTCAGGAACCTCGGGCGATATACCTTCGCCGACGTAGCCTCCTATCGGCTCAACCAGCGCCAGGTCAAGGTGCTTTCCGCCTTCGGGTCGCTTGCGGTGGTGGCGCTCTATCTGATTGCCCAGGTGGTCGGGGCGGGCAAGCTGATCCAGCTGTTGTTCGGCCTCAACTACCATGTCGCGGTGGTGCTGGTCGGGGTGCTGATGGTCTGCTACGTGCTGTTCGGTGGCATGCTGGCGACCACCTGGGTGCAGATGATCAAGGCGGTGATCCTGCTGTTCGGCGCCACCTTCATGGCGCTGATGGTGCTCTACCACGTCGGTTTCAGCCCCGAGCGGCTGTTTCGCGAGGCGATCGCGGTGCATCCCAGCGGCGAGGCGATCATGAGCCCGGGAGGATTGGTGTCCGATCCGATTTCGGCGATCTCGCTGGGGCTTGCGTTGATGTTCGGCACCGCGGGCCTGCCGCATATCCTGATGCGCTTCTTCACCGTGAATGATGCCAAGGAGGCGCGTAAGAGCGTATTCGTCGCGACCGGCTTCATCGGCTACTTCTACATCCTCACCTTCATCATCGGCTTCGGTGCGATCCTGCTGGTCAGTACCAATCCCACCTTCCATGACGCCAATGGCGCAGTGATCGGCGGCACCAACATGGTCGCGGTGCACCTTGCCGAGGCCGTCGGCGGTAGCCTGTTCCTCGGCTTCATCTCGGCGGTGGCCTTCGCCACCATCCTCGCGGTGGTCGCAGGGCTGGCGCTGGCGGGGGCGTCGGCGATCTCCCACGATCTCTACGCCGGGGCGATCAAAGGCGGCAACGTCGATGAACGTGTCGAGGTGGGGATCGCCAAGGTCACCGTGGTGGTGCTGGGCGTGGTCGCGATCCTGCTGGGTATCGCCTTCGAGAACCAGAACATCGCCTTCATGGTCGGGCTGGCGTTCTCCATCGCCGCAAGCTGCAATTTCCCGGTACTGCTGCTGTCGATGTATTGGCGCCGGCTGACCACCCGAGGCGCGGTGTGGGGTGGTGGACTCGGATTGGCCACCGCTATCGCGCTGATGATCCTCGGCCCGACCATCTGGGTGTCGATCCTCGGCAACGCCGAGCCGATCTATCCCTACGACTATCCGGCGCTGTTCTCGATGATCGTCGCCTTCACCGGGATCTGGCTGTTCTCGGTCACCGATCGTAGCGAGGCGGGCGCGCGCGACCGGTCGAGATTCGACGATCAGTTCGTCCGTTCCCAGACCGGGCTTGGCGCGAGCGGGCGAATGATCCACTGA
- a CDS encoding DUF485 domain-containing protein gives MEQYNERYRRILGDPRFDELVRKRGRFSAILSALMLSLYLLFILLIAFAPHLLGTPLGRDTVITWGVPVGIGLILIAIILTGVYVRRANGEFDRLTAELLAEVK, from the coding sequence ATGGAACAATACAACGAACGATACCGCCGCATATTGGGTGATCCGCGCTTCGATGAGCTGGTCAGAAAACGAGGGCGCTTCTCGGCGATACTCAGTGCGCTGATGCTTAGTCTCTACTTGCTCTTCATCCTGCTGATCGCCTTCGCTCCTCATCTGCTGGGCACGCCGCTCGGGCGCGATACGGTGATTACCTGGGGCGTTCCCGTGGGAATCGGGCTGATCTTGATCGCGATCATCCTGACCGGTGTCTACGTGCGCAGGGCCAATGGCGAGTTCGATCGCTTGACCGCCGAGCTGTTGGCGGAGGTGAAATGA
- a CDS encoding alpha/beta fold hydrolase has translation MIRKLAALSLAAMTLSGPALADAKNVVLVHGATMDGSGWRDVHDLLKRQGLSVSVVQLPHTSFEDDVAATRLILAQQDGPTVLVGHSYGGAVITEAGFDERVGALVYVAAFQPDAGETLASLTERYPMTFETKLLDEQHFVPDPANYHQALAADLPEELTDFMSASSKPMTFEPFSVEFTRAAWREKPSFQIVTTQDRVLDPELLRWMYARSGGETVEIEASHMVYISRPQEVAEVILDAVAAVLD, from the coding sequence ATGATACGCAAACTCGCAGCGCTCAGCCTTGCGGCCATGACGCTATCCGGACCGGCGCTGGCCGATGCGAAGAACGTCGTGCTGGTGCATGGGGCAACGATGGACGGCTCCGGCTGGCGTGACGTTCATGATCTGCTCAAGCGCCAGGGGCTGTCGGTCAGCGTGGTGCAGCTGCCGCATACCAGTTTCGAGGATGACGTGGCCGCGACCCGCTTGATCCTCGCGCAGCAGGATGGCCCGACGGTGCTGGTCGGCCACAGCTACGGGGGTGCTGTGATCACCGAGGCCGGCTTCGACGAGCGGGTCGGGGCGCTGGTCTATGTCGCGGCGTTCCAGCCCGACGCGGGTGAGACCTTGGCATCGCTGACCGAGCGCTATCCGATGACCTTCGAAACCAAGCTGCTCGACGAGCAGCATTTCGTCCCCGACCCCGCAAACTATCACCAGGCTCTGGCGGCCGACCTGCCGGAGGAGCTGACCGACTTCATGTCGGCTTCTTCGAAGCCGATGACGTTCGAGCCCTTCTCGGTGGAGTTCACCCGCGCGGCCTGGCGTGAGAAGCCGAGCTTCCAGATCGTGACGACGCAGGACCGGGTTCTCGATCCCGAGCTATTGCGCTGGATGTATGCGCGCTCGGGTGGGGAAACGGTCGAGATCGAGGCGAGCCACATGGTCTACATCTCCCGGCCGCAGGAGGTGGCGGAGGTGATCCTCGATGCCGTGGCGGCGGTTTTGGACTAG
- a CDS encoding LysR family transcriptional regulator, which yields MDRIILRDLAVFETVARHRSFTAAAAELGLSQSAISYAVGQLEQRLGVALLARTTRSVAPTEAGKRLLGTLVPALGSISDELSMLQNMRETISGTVRLTMTRVCYDEVLRPILGDFLDRHRGIHLDLSIDDGLNDPVADGFDGGIRFGNLVAKDMVALPLTKASPISIVGAPDYLRAHGAPQTPEDLKQHRCLGYRFASSRLHRWTLGKNGQWIRFRPETVLVLNDGEAIRMAALDGLGLAYVFSSQVADDIAAGRLLPVLEAWLPDLPGFSLYYPGARQTSPAFRALIEHLRGATAERS from the coding sequence ATGGATCGCATCATCCTGCGCGATCTCGCCGTGTTCGAGACCGTGGCGCGCCACAGAAGCTTCACCGCAGCCGCGGCCGAACTCGGGCTTTCGCAGTCCGCGATCAGCTATGCCGTAGGCCAGCTCGAACAGAGACTCGGCGTGGCGCTTCTCGCCAGGACCACGCGCAGCGTCGCTCCCACCGAGGCGGGAAAGCGCCTGCTCGGGACGCTGGTGCCGGCGCTCGGCAGCATCAGCGACGAGCTGTCGATGCTGCAGAACATGCGTGAGACGATCTCCGGCACCGTCCGGCTGACCATGACCCGGGTTTGCTACGACGAAGTGCTACGGCCAATTCTCGGCGACTTCCTCGACCGCCATCGCGGAATTCATCTCGATCTGTCGATCGACGACGGCCTCAACGATCCGGTGGCCGACGGGTTCGACGGGGGGATCCGCTTCGGCAACCTGGTGGCGAAGGACATGGTCGCGCTTCCACTCACCAAGGCGTCGCCGATCTCCATCGTCGGCGCGCCCGACTATCTTCGCGCCCACGGCGCACCACAAACCCCGGAGGATCTCAAGCAGCACCGCTGCCTGGGCTACAGGTTCGCAAGCTCCCGGCTGCATCGATGGACGCTGGGGAAAAATGGCCAGTGGATCAGGTTCCGGCCTGAAACGGTGCTGGTCCTGAACGACGGCGAGGCGATCAGGATGGCGGCGCTCGACGGCCTGGGTCTCGCCTACGTTTTCAGCAGTCAGGTCGCCGACGACATCGCCGCGGGTCGCCTGCTACCGGTGCTCGAAGCCTGGCTGCCGGATTTGCCGGGCTTCAGTCTCTACTATCCTGGTGCTCGCCAGACCTCACCGGCCTTCCGCGCACTTATCGAGCATCTCCGGGGCGCAACCGCCGAACGATCCTGA
- the mdoH gene encoding glucans biosynthesis glucosyltransferase MdoH — protein sequence MPDQIPTPFNPARDYLERLALQARGIKARRELLGHAEQELSLAEVHQRLGGGATREDDPASVSVLHRLELIYGVDRLAPPSVLGFDRAGRVQLATTPPINRTPIAPKPWTTGPIARVIKGIRLRMGKAQPWMSKREASERPAKPRWRKVGMARRVLLLALVVAQSVLAISYMSTVLPQDGRTPLEFSVMVLFGLLFAWVSSGFWTALMGFFQLLTGRDRYSINADEVDTEAPIAADARTALVMPICNEDVSRVFAGLKATYLSLADAGQLEHFDVYVCSDSYDPDICVEEQHAWLRLCREVEGFGRIFYRRRRRRVKRKSGNIDDWCRRFGANYRYMVVLDADSVMSGACLKRLVQLMEAHPNAGLIQSAPIAAGAHNLYARLQQFATRVYGPLFTAGLHFWQLGESHYWGHNAIIRVDPFMRYCALAPLPGKGSLSGEILSHDFVEAALMRRAGYGVWIAYDLPGSYEEMPPNLIDELQRDRRWCHGNLMNFRLFLVKGMHPVHRAVFLTGVMSYLSAPLWFLFLALSTAMLAVTTFSVPQYFTQPMQLFPTWPEWHPWRAVALFCTTLTLLFLPKFLSVILIAVKGASQFGGTLRLFVSMVIESLVSMLLAPVRMLFHTRFVLAALFGIKAKWTSPDRESSETSWGEATRRHGGQTLFGILWIAGVFMLDPRFLMWLSPIVGALVVSIPVSVITSKVGLGLGARRRRLFRIPEESNPPRELRRTWKFTAIARERHAAPSFVESVVSPAANALACAMGVARHGESEALEAQRQSIVRHALVAGPDKLENGLRLSLLDDPVMLSRLHYEVWERHDRFPSWISSTYGEEQLPRRLAL from the coding sequence ATGCCTGATCAGATTCCCACTCCCTTCAACCCCGCCCGTGACTACCTGGAGCGCTTGGCGCTCCAGGCGCGGGGAATCAAGGCGCGGCGCGAACTGCTCGGCCATGCCGAGCAGGAGCTCTCCCTCGCCGAGGTGCACCAGCGCCTCGGCGGCGGCGCCACGCGCGAGGACGACCCGGCGAGCGTCTCGGTTCTTCACCGCCTCGAGCTGATCTACGGCGTCGATCGCCTGGCGCCGCCTTCGGTGCTCGGGTTCGATCGGGCGGGGCGGGTGCAGCTTGCCACCACGCCGCCGATCAACCGCACCCCTATCGCGCCGAAGCCATGGACCACCGGGCCGATCGCCCGGGTGATCAAGGGCATCCGGCTGCGCATGGGTAAGGCCCAGCCATGGATGAGCAAGCGCGAGGCGAGCGAGCGGCCGGCGAAGCCGCGCTGGCGCAAGGTCGGGATGGCCCGCCGGGTGCTGCTGCTGGCGCTGGTGGTGGCGCAGAGCGTGCTGGCGATCAGCTACATGAGCACGGTGCTGCCGCAGGATGGGCGTACGCCGCTCGAGTTCTCGGTGATGGTGCTGTTCGGCCTGCTGTTCGCCTGGGTCTCGTCCGGGTTCTGGACCGCGCTGATGGGCTTTTTCCAGCTGCTCACCGGGCGCGATCGCTATTCGATCAATGCAGATGAAGTGGACACCGAGGCGCCGATCGCAGCGGATGCGCGTACCGCGCTGGTGATGCCGATCTGCAACGAGGACGTCAGCCGGGTCTTCGCCGGACTCAAGGCGACCTATCTGTCGCTCGCCGATGCCGGCCAGCTCGAGCATTTCGACGTCTATGTCTGCAGTGATTCCTATGATCCCGATATCTGCGTCGAGGAGCAGCACGCCTGGCTCAGGCTTTGTCGCGAGGTCGAGGGATTCGGGCGGATCTTCTATCGCCGCCGCCGTCGGCGGGTCAAGCGCAAGAGCGGCAACATCGATGACTGGTGCCGCCGCTTCGGTGCCAACTACCGCTACATGGTGGTGCTCGATGCCGACAGCGTGATGAGCGGCGCCTGCCTCAAGCGTCTGGTCCAGCTGATGGAAGCGCATCCCAACGCCGGCTTGATCCAGAGCGCGCCGATCGCCGCGGGGGCGCATAACCTCTACGCGCGTCTGCAGCAGTTCGCCACTCGCGTCTACGGGCCGCTGTTCACCGCGGGGCTGCATTTCTGGCAGCTCGGTGAGTCCCATTACTGGGGCCATAACGCGATCATCCGGGTCGATCCGTTCATGCGCTACTGCGCGCTGGCGCCGCTGCCGGGCAAGGGCTCGCTCTCCGGCGAGATCCTCTCCCACGACTTCGTCGAAGCGGCGCTGATGCGTCGCGCCGGCTACGGGGTATGGATCGCCTATGACCTGCCGGGCAGCTATGAAGAGATGCCGCCCAACCTGATCGATGAGCTGCAGCGCGATCGTCGCTGGTGCCACGGCAACCTGATGAACTTCCGGCTGTTCCTGGTCAAGGGCATGCACCCAGTGCACCGTGCGGTGTTCCTCACCGGGGTGATGTCGTATCTCTCCGCGCCGCTGTGGTTTTTGTTCCTGGCGCTTTCCACTGCGATGCTCGCGGTCACCACCTTCTCGGTACCGCAGTACTTCACCCAGCCGATGCAGCTGTTTCCCACTTGGCCCGAGTGGCACCCTTGGCGCGCGGTGGCGCTGTTTTGCACCACGCTCACATTGCTGTTCCTGCCCAAGTTCCTAAGCGTCATCCTGATCGCGGTGAAAGGGGCGTCGCAGTTCGGTGGCACGCTCAGACTGTTCGTCAGTATGGTGATCGAATCGCTGGTATCGATGCTGCTCGCACCGGTGCGGATGCTGTTCCATACCCGCTTCGTGCTCGCCGCGCTGTTCGGGATCAAGGCGAAGTGGACGTCCCCCGACCGCGAGAGCAGCGAGACCAGCTGGGGCGAGGCGACCCGGCGCCATGGTGGCCAGACCCTGTTCGGGATTCTCTGGATCGCTGGGGTATTCATGCTCGACCCGCGTTTCTTGATGTGGCTCTCGCCGATCGTCGGTGCGTTGGTGGTGTCGATCCCGGTATCGGTGATCACCAGTAAGGTCGGGCTTGGCCTCGGTGCAAGGCGCAGACGGCTGTTCCGCATCCCCGAGGAGTCCAACCCGCCGCGCGAGCTGCGCCGGACCTGGAAGTTCACCGCGATCGCGCGCGAGCGGCACGCGGCACCGAGCTTCGTCGAAAGCGTGGTTTCCCCCGCGGCCAATGCGCTCGCGTGTGCGATGGGGGTGGCACGTCACGGTGAGTCGGAGGCGCTGGAGGCGCAGCGGCAATCGATCGTGCGTCACGCGCTGGTCGCCGGCCCCGACAAGCTCGAAAACGGCCTGCGGCTCTCGCTGCTCGATGATCCGGTGATGCTCTCGCGGCTGCACTACGAAGTGTGGGAGCGTCACGATCGCTTCCCCTCCTGGATCTCGAGCACCTACGGGGAAGAGCAGCTGCCCAGGCGGCTCGCGCTCTGA
- a CDS encoding glucan biosynthesis protein G, producing the protein MPFRFQPCHPERSSALLQRVAALSLGVIGLVGPHFALAFDFDDVAEQARELSQRSYSAPSSNLPSALQDLDFEHYSHIKFKDQYSLWRGENLPFDLGFFHQGMHYDLPVKINEVDGEQVRELHYSPDQFDFGDSQVDPASLSDIGGFAGFKINYPIKGSNKQEVMVFLGASYFRAIGTDQRYGSSARGLAIDTALSSGEEFPRFREFWVAKPKSDDRYLVVYALLDSPSTTGAYRFVVRPGDDTIVDVKSQIFLRHQVTKLGVAPLTSMYLFSPSQPSSTLNYRPAIHDASGLVVRTSSGPDDDQWLWRQLMNPRRLSISNIDAAGLRGFGLMQRSHDFDDYQDLDDRYDQRPSVWIEPTNTWGEGSVELVEIPTPDETNDNVVAFWRPAQQPEVGTPQEFSYRMTFTRNEQRLQNPDIAWVDQTRRSQGEVRQANLVREPDGSTAYVVDFRGPNLKGLDSNAGVTAEVDAGENGEVVAAEVKRNPVTDGYRMILRVKPNDASRAIDLRAFIKDGTGRRLSETWSLMKQPDA; encoded by the coding sequence GTGCCTTTTCGCTTTCAACCGTGTCATCCCGAGCGCTCCTCCGCGCTGCTCCAGCGGGTCGCCGCACTTTCTTTGGGTGTGATCGGTCTGGTCGGTCCCCATTTCGCGCTCGCGTTCGATTTCGACGATGTCGCCGAGCAGGCCCGTGAACTATCCCAGCGAAGCTATTCGGCGCCGTCCAGCAACCTGCCCAGCGCGCTGCAGGATCTCGATTTCGAGCACTACTCCCATATCAAGTTCAAGGACCAGTACTCGCTCTGGCGTGGTGAGAACCTGCCTTTCGATCTCGGCTTCTTCCACCAGGGGATGCACTACGACCTGCCGGTGAAGATCAACGAGGTGGATGGCGAGCAGGTGCGCGAGCTGCACTACAGCCCGGACCAGTTCGATTTCGGCGACAGCCAGGTCGATCCGGCCTCGCTCAGCGATATCGGCGGTTTCGCCGGGTTCAAGATCAATTACCCGATCAAGGGCAGCAACAAGCAGGAAGTGATGGTCTTCCTCGGTGCCAGCTACTTCCGCGCGATCGGTACCGATCAGCGCTACGGCAGCTCCGCCCGGGGACTCGCGATCGATACCGCGCTCTCCTCCGGCGAGGAGTTCCCGCGCTTTCGCGAGTTCTGGGTCGCCAAGCCCAAGAGCGACGACCGCTATCTGGTGGTCTACGCACTGCTCGACTCGCCGAGTACCACCGGCGCTTATCGGTTCGTCGTGCGTCCGGGTGACGACACCATCGTCGACGTCAAGTCGCAGATCTTCCTGCGTCACCAGGTCACCAAGCTCGGCGTCGCGCCGCTCACCAGCATGTACCTGTTCAGTCCGTCGCAGCCTTCCTCGACGCTCAACTATCGCCCGGCGATTCACGACGCCTCGGGGCTCGTCGTGCGCACCAGCAGCGGCCCCGATGACGACCAGTGGCTGTGGCGCCAACTGATGAATCCGCGCCGGTTGAGTATCTCCAACATCGATGCCGCAGGACTGCGCGGTTTCGGCCTGATGCAGCGCAGCCATGATTTCGACGACTACCAGGACCTCGATGATCGCTACGACCAGCGCCCGAGCGTATGGATCGAGCCGACCAACACCTGGGGCGAGGGCAGCGTCGAACTGGTCGAGATCCCGACCCCCGATGAGACCAATGACAACGTCGTCGCCTTCTGGCGTCCGGCCCAGCAGCCCGAGGTCGGCACGCCGCAGGAGTTCTCCTATCGGATGACCTTCACCCGCAACGAGCAGCGGCTGCAGAACCCGGATATCGCCTGGGTCGACCAGACTCGCCGCTCCCAGGGCGAAGTGCGCCAGGCAAACCTGGTGCGCGAGCCCGATGGCTCCACCGCCTATGTGGTCGACTTCCGCGGCCCGAACCTCAAGGGGCTGGATAGCAATGCCGGCGTCACCGCCGAAGTCGATGCGGGCGAGAATGGCGAAGTGGTCGCCGCCGAGGTCAAGCGCAATCCGGTGACCGACGGCTATCGCATGATCCTGCGGGTCAAGCCGAACGACGCATCGAGGGCCATCGATCTGCGCGCCTTCATCAAGGACGGCACCGGTAGGCGGCTGTCTGAAACCTGGAGCCTCATGAAGCAGCCTGATGCCTGA
- a CDS encoding multidrug effflux MFS transporter — MSADRTSWLIALLMAFVMLMPMGIDIYLPALPDMGRDFSSSIESLQVSITLFLFVAGFGQALIGPLADRFGRRPVVLAGVLGYAAGSLLGVFAQELTLFYLARGIQGLGACAASLVAFSAVRDRFSPVQGARLYSYMNGALCVVPALAPALGGFLAIHLGWRSTFVFMALFALLLAGAIALRFDETLAPGRRAGGPIYRWHRYAPVLSSGSFYYYAGLALAGMAMILVFVASAPVILVERLGHSPMVFSLWFGANAMVNIVAFVLAPRLLDRLGRVRLMRIGMWVLVASGVLNLLGWALLPLGALVFMLPVATLTIGFSLALGATLSLMLEPFADRAGTAAALFGTLQLSGGALLATLLLATPLPAQLAMALIAIGVVLPLLYWAPGSSNPHDGDSSAR; from the coding sequence GTGTCTGCAGATCGTACCTCTTGGCTCATCGCCCTGCTGATGGCCTTCGTCATGCTGATGCCGATGGGCATCGATATCTACCTGCCGGCGCTGCCCGATATGGGCCGGGATTTCTCCAGCTCGATCGAATCACTGCAGGTGAGCATCACCTTGTTCTTGTTCGTCGCTGGTTTCGGGCAGGCATTGATCGGGCCATTGGCCGATCGCTTCGGCCGGCGGCCCGTGGTGCTGGCGGGCGTGCTCGGCTACGCGGCCGGGTCGCTGCTGGGCGTGTTCGCGCAGGAACTGACGCTTTTCTATCTCGCTCGTGGGATCCAGGGGCTCGGCGCTTGCGCGGCCTCGCTGGTCGCCTTCTCCGCGGTGCGTGATCGGTTCTCTCCGGTGCAGGGCGCGCGACTCTACAGCTACATGAATGGTGCGCTTTGCGTGGTCCCGGCGCTGGCACCGGCGCTCGGTGGTTTTCTCGCGATCCACCTCGGCTGGCGCAGCACCTTCGTGTTCATGGCGCTGTTCGCTTTACTGCTGGCCGGTGCGATCGCGCTGCGCTTCGACGAGACCTTGGCGCCCGGGCGCCGAGCCGGTGGCCCGATCTATCGCTGGCACCGCTATGCGCCGGTGCTGTCGAGCGGAAGCTTCTACTACTACGCGGGGCTCGCGCTCGCCGGCATGGCGATGATCCTGGTCTTCGTCGCCAGCGCGCCGGTGATCCTGGTCGAGCGGCTGGGCCACTCGCCGATGGTGTTCAGCCTCTGGTTCGGCGCCAATGCGATGGTCAATATCGTCGCCTTCGTTCTCGCGCCGCGTCTGCTCGACCGACTCGGGCGCGTGCGGCTGATGCGCATCGGCATGTGGGTGCTGGTGGCTTCCGGCGTGCTCAATCTGCTCGGTTGGGCGCTGCTGCCGCTCGGTGCACTGGTGTTCATGCTCCCCGTGGCGACGCTGACGATCGGCTTCTCGCTGGCGCTGGGGGCGACGCTGAGCCTGATGCTCGAGCCTTTCGCCGACCGGGCCGGCACCGCCGCGGCGCTGTTCGGTACGCTGCAGCTGAGCGGTGGCGCGCTGCTGGCGACCTTGCTATTGGCCACGCCGCTGCCAGCGCAGCTGGCGATGGCGCTGATCGCCATCGGTGTGGTGTTGCCGCTTTTGTACTGGGCGCCTGGGTCGTCGAATCCGCACGACGGTGATTCGAGCGCACGATGA
- the nfo gene encoding deoxyribonuclease IV, whose product MKYVGAHVSAAGGVDQAVARAVEIEATAFALFTKNQRQWNAKPLEEKSIEAFKAACAEHGYGPHQILPHDSYLINLGHPEREGLEKSRAAFLDEMQRCEQLGITLLNFHPGSHLNKIDEHDCLARIGESINLALDATRGVTAVIENTAGQGTNLGFRFEQLAEIIEHVEDKSRVGVCIDTCHAFAAGYDLRSEASCTAVIDELDAVLGLNYLKAMHLNDAKSTLGSRVDRHHSLGRGNIGLDAFRCLMNEPRIDEIPMILETIEPEIWDKEIRWLKAQMPT is encoded by the coding sequence ATGAAATACGTAGGAGCCCACGTCAGCGCGGCGGGCGGCGTCGACCAGGCGGTCGCCCGCGCTGTCGAGATCGAGGCAACGGCGTTTGCCCTGTTCACCAAGAACCAACGCCAGTGGAACGCCAAGCCCTTGGAAGAAAAGAGCATCGAAGCGTTCAAGGCGGCCTGCGCCGAGCATGGCTATGGGCCACACCAGATCCTTCCCCACGACAGCTATCTGATCAACCTCGGCCATCCCGAACGCGAGGGGCTCGAGAAGTCACGCGCCGCCTTTCTCGATGAGATGCAGCGCTGCGAGCAGCTGGGCATCACCCTGCTCAACTTCCACCCCGGTAGCCATCTCAACAAGATCGACGAGCACGACTGCCTGGCGCGGATCGGGGAATCGATCAACCTCGCCCTAGACGCCACTCGGGGCGTCACCGCGGTGATCGAGAACACTGCGGGCCAAGGCACCAATCTGGGCTTTCGCTTCGAGCAGCTCGCCGAGATCATCGAACATGTCGAGGACAAATCACGGGTAGGCGTGTGCATCGATACCTGCCACGCCTTCGCCGCCGGCTATGACCTGAGGAGCGAGGCGAGCTGCACCGCGGTGATCGACGAGCTCGACGCGGTGTTAGGACTGAACTATCTCAAGGCGATGCACCTCAACGATGCCAAGAGCACGCTTGGCAGCCGGGTCGATCGGCACCATAGCCTGGGGCGCGGCAACATCGGGCTCGACGCCTTTCGCTGTCTGATGAACGAGCCGCGGATCGACGAGATCCCGATGATCCTCGAGACCATCGAACCCGAGATATGGGACAAAGAGATCCGCTGGCTGAAGGCACAGATGCCCACCTGA